DNA sequence from the Vibrio ishigakensis genome:
TAAGCTGTACCGATTTTGTATTCGGGCTTTACCTCGAAGGTTGCACGCTCACCAAGCTGCATATTGGTATCTAGACTGTGAGAGATAAGGTTTCTTGCACTAATTGCTAGGTTCCAATGCTCTTGCACCTGCCAACTTGCGCCAAGATCAATATTGAAGGTGGTCTTAGATTCTAAGTCATCAAAGAAATCAGCATCGTCGATGTCATCCTCGGTTAGACGCTCTCTAAAGTAGGTGGTGTATATCTGCTGAACCTTAGGGGAGGCGCCAAAGCTCATATCTTGACCCCAGAGCTCTATGTTTTTAGCAAAGGTGAAACCATAGTCGAGCGTACCGCCGATAAGGCCAGTTGCGGTTGATTCAACCTCATCATCAGGACTGGTGTTATCAAGGTCGTTGTCGTCGATATCTGCAGTGGCGAGCATTGTCGCATGGGTGGAAACAAAGAAGTTAGTGTTCACAAACTTATTGGGGATAGCGAAAACCATACCAGCTGAGGCATCTGCTGTGATGTCCCCATTATTAAGATCCTGAAGTGCACGTCTCCATGCATTACGAGCTTCAATACTTCCTGGATTATCTATCCAGTCGTCTTCTGCATCGAAGTAGGTATCTAGCTTGTCCAACACGCCTTCCCCGTCATGAACCGAGGCGGTAACTGTTGGCAAGATCATGCCAAAGTTGTGCTCAGATTCGCCTTTTGCCGCTAGGGCAGGGTTGTGAAAGCTTGCTGACATAAAGTTGGCGGAGGCGACACCTGTTCCGCCCATGGCAACGCTGCGCGAGTCGGCAAGTGTAGGTGTTGAGAGTAGTAGTGAAATTGCCGAAAGCGGGATTCCTTGCTTAACTAAGTTCATGATATTCCTGTCATCAATGTATTTACCGTCTAATATTCTATATGCGTTATATTTGGTCGGAATAACATGGAAATTTTTAGCAACTTAAGCTAACAAGCTGTTACTTTTTAATCAGAAAACGTCTACAATTCTGCCGTTTTCATATCCCTGAGTTATTTAATGTCCTTATCAAAGAAGATCTTGCTAGCACTGTTCCCACTCTTTTTACTATTAGTGGGTGTGCTTGCGTGGCTTCAAATTAAGTATATTTATCCGGTATTTACCCAGTTAGAACAAGACTCTGCCATCAAGAACTTCGAGCGAGTAGTCTCTCGCTTTAATGAAGACTCTCAGACCCTAGATAAATTGAACCGAGACTGGGCGTCTTGGGATGACACCTATGCCTTTGTGCAAGGCCAAAATACCAACTATGAAAAGGCAAACCTAGGTGTTGAGTCGTTTAAGAATGGTGACTTCGATTTTTTGATGTTCTTTAACACCCGCGAGGAGTTGGTTTGGCACGGTATTTACAGTGAGACGGCGGACAATGTAGTTAAGAACAAAGATCTAGTGGATCAGACCATAGGTCAGCTTTCTCGTAAGTACGGTACAGACTCCTTCATGCCGAATACTCTAGACGGTAACTTCATGGGGCTGTTGGTAGTAAATGAGCGTCCGGTCTTGTTCTCTATCAGACCAATTCTTAAATCTAATAATCAGGGACCGATAATGGGTTATCTGATCCGCGGCAAACGCATAGATAGAGGCCTTATAACGGATTATATGAAGCAGACACAGGTGAGGTTTAAGCTCACTGCGGTGGAAAACGCAAATAAAGAGATCACGCCAGACCTTATGGTTGAGGTGATGGACGCACAGACTTTAGAGGTATCCCGTTATATCTACAGCAATGGTGTGCCGATTATATTGCTGGAATCCTACTACCCGAGAAATATAAGTCTGCAGGGTAAATTAGCAGTGCAAACCGCACTTATTGCTTCGGTTATCTTGGGCGTACTTTTGCTGGTGGTGCAGTGGTATGTTCTGCAAGTGGTTGTATTGGCTCCAATTTCTAAATTAAAAGAAACAGCTTCTTCAATCACTGAGAATCAGAACTATCGTCAGCGCACCAGTATTGAAACCAAGGATGAGATTGGTGGGTTGTCACTACAGCTGAACAATATGCTAGATGCCATCGAGACTCGAGAAGAGAAACTTCAAGAGGCTATGCGCGAGCTTAAACACCTTTCCGTGACAGACTCGCTAACAAAGATCCCTAACAGACTGCGCTTTGACTCAGCTTCTCGCACTGAGTGGCGTCGCATGAGTCGTGACAGAATGCCACTTTCTATCATTATGTGCGATGTGGACTATTTTAAGCAGTACAACGATTACTACGGTCATATTGGTGGTGATGACTGCTTGGTAACAATCGCTAATGCCTTGGCGAAGAGCGTGGCGCGTCCCG
Encoded proteins:
- a CDS encoding sensor domain-containing diguanylate cyclase, which encodes MSLSKKILLALFPLFLLLVGVLAWLQIKYIYPVFTQLEQDSAIKNFERVVSRFNEDSQTLDKLNRDWASWDDTYAFVQGQNTNYEKANLGVESFKNGDFDFLMFFNTREELVWHGIYSETADNVVKNKDLVDQTIGQLSRKYGTDSFMPNTLDGNFMGLLVVNERPVLFSIRPILKSNNQGPIMGYLIRGKRIDRGLITDYMKQTQVRFKLTAVENANKEITPDLMVEVMDAQTLEVSRYIYSNGVPIILLESYYPRNISLQGKLAVQTALIASVILGVLLLVVQWYVLQVVVLAPISKLKETASSITENQNYRQRTSIETKDEIGGLSLQLNNMLDAIETREEKLQEAMRELKHLSVTDSLTKIPNRLRFDSASRTEWRRMSRDRMPLSIIMCDVDYFKQYNDYYGHIGGDDCLVTIANALAKSVARPADLVARYGGEEFVLLLPNTDIKGAEFIAEKVMNKIAELNIAHSKSDVADHVTVSMGISSVIPNSGKSLRQLLTHADDALYEAKLTGRNRYVSVRY
- the traF gene encoding conjugal transfer protein TraF, with the translated sequence MNLVKQGIPLSAISLLLSTPTLADSRSVAMGGTGVASANFMSASFHNPALAAKGESEHNFGMILPTVTASVHDGEGVLDKLDTYFDAEDDWIDNPGSIEARNAWRRALQDLNNGDITADASAGMVFAIPNKFVNTNFFVSTHATMLATADIDDNDLDNTSPDDEVESTATGLIGGTLDYGFTFAKNIELWGQDMSFGASPKVQQIYTTYFRERLTEDDIDDADFFDDLESKTTFNIDLGASWQVQEHWNLAISARNLISHSLDTNMQLGERATFEVKPEYKIGTAYSTNWYTLAADIDLNSRSYFKQQSYKTQYARLGAEADLWKWAQLRAGYMHSMTSYSEDVFTAGIGFRPYGVFGFDISGQFGNDDNYGVSAQLTLVI